In Exiguobacterium sp. 9-2, the genomic window TTGACGCCATCCTTCCAACTGTTCGATCGACGGTACATCGATGTAGGTCATGGCAGGTAAGAGCAACGCCCGTCCAGATAGCTGGCGTTCGACTTCGGACGCCACCGTCAATGTCATGTCTGCGCATTCCGCATAAGCATGCATCGCCTCATCGAAACCGATCGGAAGCAAAGGCACGATTAGCGTGTCGATATACGCTTGCTCGCTTCGTGTCCGCTGTACGTCGGATGGTTTGAAACGCAAGTCATTTCCCCCTTTCTTTCTTACTTACAATTCGTCACATTTAATGTATCATATCCACATTTCCTCCTGCTCTCTTAATGTGAACGTTTTATGAAATTCCACCCTATTTTTCTTCATATTTTGCACAAATCTTCACATACGAAAAAGACTCTATCGCCTGTTATAAGCAATAGAGTTCTTTGATTAAGGGAGTTGATTTCGAACGAGACGTAACTGTTCGGAAAGGGAGTGGAATCGATGTTGATCGCGTGCATCAAGTGCTTCATCGATCAATCGGACCAACCGTTCTTCTTCTTGTCGATTGACCGTGACAGCGATGAAATGAGTCGCTTCATCTGCTAAACGCGGTTCAACAGCGACTTCCGGACGAAATGGATTTTCTTCCAGTAAAGACAAGTATTCATCGTCCATCATCATGCCTTGGAAGTTTAGCTCGATGTAGATATCTTCCGATGTCAAACGAATGTCATGATACGCTTTTTCTGGATCTAGCGTCGTGACGTCCCCTTTTTTAAAAAGAAACGGTTCCGCATCGAATCCATATGTCGTCATGATGATGGCTTTCGGAGCGAAAGTCGCATTTTGAACGAAGTGTACCTGCTCGAGTTTTGCCTCGTTACGCAACCAGTAATCGATGATCCATTTTGCTTCCCGTCGCTTTAACGTGTAATAGGTCAAGATGCGGCGTAAGAATCGCTGCTTTCTCTCTATCATCTCAATCCTACTCCCTTCTCCCGTGAAGTCATCCATCCATTCGTTCAACATAGTCGACGAGTTCGTTATCCTCTGGTGTCAACTGTGCAGCGCGTCGTAAGAGACGTTGTCCCTCTTCACGCCGTCCTTCCTCGACGAGTGCAAAACCATACTCTTTCAAGAAAAGCGCGTCTTCCGTGAATGCGCCTTCGACTATCGCATAGTTCTCCATCGCTTGCGTGTATTCCTCTAACGCATATAAAGCGCGCGCCCGGTACCATGTCAGAATCGGAGCCGTGACATGTTCTTCAATGGCTGAGATCGTCTCAATCATTGCTTCATGATCCTCGTCTTCTGCCAGTAACGAAAGCAAACGTTCCGCTGCGACGATTGATTCCGGGTTTAAAGCGAGTGCTTCACGTAACGCTTGAACACTTCCTGCGCGATCGCCGAGTTTGAGAAGGAATAAGGCTTCCATCGTCCGTAACTCGTCATTATAATCATCGCGCTCCATCCCTTGCTTGATGACGTTCAGTGCTTCTTTCGTCAGCCCAAGTTCGGCTTGGCTTTCCGCGTACGGTACATACGCTGATGTATAATCTGGATCCTGCGCAATCAATTGTTGGAATGTCTCGACTGCTTTTTGGTGTTGACCGACACGGTGAGCCGTCATCGCAAGACCAAACAGCGTATGCAAGTCGGAACGTTCTGCGACAGCACGTTCATACAGTGGAATCGCATCCTCAAATTGTCCTGTCATCGCGAGTGATTCCGCGTACAGGGCATCGAGCGGCAATTCAGCACGTAACTCTGGACGCTCTGCGATTTCAGCGAATAGTGGTACCGCTTGATCAAACGCACCGAGCGTCATGTAGAGCTCGGCTAATCCGTATGCCAGTAATGGTTCTTCAGGAGCGAGATTACGTGCTTCCTTCAGCTTCGCTAATGCCACTTCGTCAAGACCTTGTGACTGATAGAGGTCAGCGAGTAATACGAGAGAACGGGGACCATATTCCATGTCCGTTGTGTCGACCTGCTCAAGGACAGAAATCGCTTCCTCTTCCCGGTCCAAATCGATATAACATTCTGCCAGTAACAAGGCGACTCCGGCGTTACCTGCGTATTCGACGTAAAGCGGTGCCAATAGATTAACTGCTCGGTCTGATAATCCAAGTTCGATATAGAGATCGGCAACCGCGAGGCGATCCTCATCCGTCCCTGTCTTTTCGAGTTGTTCTAGTGTCGCTAAGGCTTCCGAGGTATGACCGTGTTCTAGTTCTTCGATGATGCCATTCAATACTTGTTCATTCAAGGCAAACGCCCCACTTTCTGTCATCCGCCTATTTCTTACTCAGATCGGTCGGATTGAAGTTTCTTTAAATCATCATAGAACGTTGGGTAGCTGACTTCAACTACTTCGCGTCCATGCACTATAATTTCCGGGTTGATTGTCGCCGCGATCGTCAACATCATCGCGAGTCGGTGATCACCTGCACTGTCGACTTCCGCTGCTTGCAAAGGTGTCGGTCCTTCGATAATCATACCGTCATCCGTCGCCTCGATATTCGCCCCGAGACGCCGTAACGCCGTCACGACCGTCTCGATCCGGTCCGTCTCCTTGACACGGAGCTCTTCCGCATCGCGAATGATCGTTCGTCCCTCTGCTTGCGTCGCAAGCAATGCAAGTAACGGGATCTCATCGATCAAGGAAGGGATTTGTTCACCTTCGACCGTGGTCGCTTGCAACGATGTCGTCTCGACGGTCACATCTGCCGTCTCCTCTCCACCATCTTCTGAGCGATGATCGATTTCGACACTTGCCCCCATCTGGCGCAACGTCTGTAAAAAACCGATCCGTGTCGGATTCATCAAGACGTGCGTCGTCGTGATCCGACTATCCTGCCCGATCGCTGCTGCCGTCCACCAAAACGCTGCTGACGATGGATCCCCCGGGATGTCGAGTGACGTCGCTTGTAAATGTACAGGACCTTGAACACGAATATGTCGACCATCTTCGTAGTCATCGATCGATACGTCAACGCCAAACTGCGGCAGCATCCGTTCCGTATGGTCCCGTGATAGAATCGGCTCGATGACCGTCGTCTCGCCCGTCGCATGTAAACCTGCGAGTAAGACGGCACTTTTCACTTGCGCGCTTGCGACCGGTAACGTATACGTCGTTCCGACAAGTGGCGTTCCCGTAATGTGAAGCGGCGCCGTCTCACCTGTTATGTTCGCTCCGAACAAGGCAAGTGGTTCCGTGATCCGTTTCATCGGACGTCTGCGCAAGGAAGCATCTCCATCGAGTACATACGTTGCTTGACCGCCTGCTAGAATCCCACTTAAAAGACGGATCGTCGTTCCCGAGTTTCCGCAATCGATCGTTGCTTCATGAAACGTTTCCGTACCGGTGATGCGAATTTCTCCTGCTGTTCGCTCGACGTGTGCCCCAAGCGCTCGCATCGCTTCTAATGAAGCGAGACAGTCCGCTCCTTCGAGTGCATTTCTGACATGTGTCGTTCCTTTAGCGATCCCACCGAACAGAAAAGCACGGTGTGTCATTGATTTATCGCCCGGTACTTGTACTGTTCCTCTTAATCCCATTCTAAACACCTCATTGTTTGATTGAACGCTTGTTGCAATCGTTCTTCACTGATTGCCTCTAAGTCAAAACGTCCTTCTTTCTCAAGGACGAATCGGATCGTAGTTTGGTGATTCTTTTTGTCGCGACGCATCAGTTCCAGATATGTCTCGAACGATTGTCGGTCCGGCAATCCGGTTCCGAGACGGTGGAGCAACCGTCCGAGTTGTTCCGCCTGTTCCTCATTTCCTTCCAAAAACTTGACGAAGACGAGTCCGATCCCTACTGCCTCGCCATGCGACAGACCCAGGCTCGCATATTCAACGGCATGCCCGAATGTATGCCCATAATTCAAGAAGGCACGCATCCCTTGCTCCGTCTCATCTTGTTCGACGATATCCCGTTTAACGTTAATCCCTCGTGCGAGCCAGTCTTCAAGATCAAGCCCTTTGATAGTATCCAACGAGACATCGAGTAACGTATCTGCAAACGATGGTCGTGCGAGGAATCCATGTTTGACCAATTCAAAGAAGCCGCTCCGCCATTCCCGATCTGGTAATGTCTGAAGAAGCGTTAAATCATACACGACACCGCTCGGTTGATAAAATGCCCCGACCAAGTTTTTTCCAAGCGATAAATTCAAACCGACCTTTCCACCTACACTCGAATCATGTGCTAAGAGTGTCGTCGGAATTTGAATGAACGGGATGCCGCGCAAAAAAGTCGCTGCAACGAATCCCGCTAAATCACCTATCATGCCACCACCAAACGCAAGGATGATACTATGTCGTGTCATTCCATGACGTATTCCCTCTTCCAATAAAGAACCGTAGACCGCAAGTGATTTACTCTGCTCCCCAGTTGGCACAGTGCTGACATGAATGCTTGTTGATTGAGATATAGACCCTAATGCCTCTTGCAACGTGTGCAAGTGCAAGTCTCGAACCGTCTCATCCGTAATGATCCAGATGCGATCCGCCTCGTTCAGCGCCGAAAGATGCGATAAACGTGCTAATGCCCCATTTCCGACAAATACTGGATATGACGTTTTTAACCGGATATCAAGCTCGATCAAAACGTTCGAACCTCCTCTGTATAAGCGGCAACGGCAGCTTGAAGACGATCAATCGTTGATGTTCCGAACATTTCAAGGATGGCGACCGCAATCTCAAACGCAACGACGGCTTCTAAAACAACAGATGCGGCAGGAACGGCACAGGCATCACTTCGCTCGATTTGTGCCGTGAAGGCTTCCTTCGTCTCAATATCGACTGATTGCAGGGGACGATAGAGAGTCGGAATCGGCTTCATCGCGACCTGGACACGAATCGGCATCCCTGTCGACATCCCTCCTTCGATTCCACCTAGATGATTCGTCCGTCGATGATATCCGGATGCATCATGGACGATCTCATCTTGGACGGTACTTCCTTTGCGACGACCGAGCTCGTACCCGTCACCAAAACCGACTGATTTCATCGCATTGACGCTGATGACAGCTTGCGCGATTCGGCTGTCGAGCTTTAGATCGTTTTGGGTAAAGGATCCAATGCCTGGCATCATGCCCGTCACGACGACTTCGATCTCACCGCCGAGTGTATCGCCTTCTTTTTTGGCAGCATCAATTTCCTCCATCATTCGTTGTCCTGCAAGTTCGTCGGCACAGCGAACAGGTGAAGCATCAATGGTTTCCTGATATTCTACAGGATCTTTCCAAGGGGCATCAATCCCACCGATCGATCGTACATGCGAGAATACTTCAATTCCGAGTTCATTCAGTAATTGTTTAGCGAAGGCACCGACGGCAACACGTGCTGCTGTCTCACGCGCTGAAGAACGTTCCAGCACATCGCGTAAATCGCGATGACCGTACTTCAATCCTCCGACGAGATCCGCATGTCCGGGACGTGGACGCGTTAATGTCCGTGGGCGTTCTAACTCTTCTTCGAGCGGTTCCGCCTGCATGACTTGTGTCCAGTGCGTATGATCCTTATTCTCGATGAACAAACTGATCGGTGATCCCGTCGTGTATCCGTGGCGAATCCCACCACGTGCATCAATTTGATCTTGTTCGATTTGCATCCGTCGACCTCGTCCGTATCCCCCTTGACGACGCGTCATTTCACGCTGAATGGCTTCGAAATCAATCGTGAGTCCTGCCGGCATCCCGTCAATGATAACGGTCAATCCTTTTCCGTGCGATTCTCCTGCTGTCATGTAACGCATTCGCTTCATCCCTTCCTGTTCAACCGATTTTTTCGTAAAAGAAGCTTTGTTTCATCTTTAATCCAAATCGTTCTGGTTGGAAAATTTGTTCCGTTCCTCCAACGAACAGAATACCGCCTGGTTTTAAGGCCTCGACGAACGAACGATAGACATGTGCTTTCGCTTCTTCCGTAAAATAAATCAGTACATTACGGCAGATGATTAAATCAAAACCGGTATCGTACCGGTCGCCTAACAAATTATGTTTACTGAAACGAACAAGTCGTTTGATTTCTGGAACAACTTCGAATGTCTGCTCCTGCTCCATGAAATATTGCTTTTTCCGCGCTTCTACGACCTCATTCAATGCGGAAGCTCCGTATCGACCAAGCTTCGCTTTTTCAAGGACAAGCTCATCTAAATCCGTTGCTTGAATCGTAAAAGCCGACGGATCGAGTCGTTCACTTAAGATCATCGCTAGGGAATACGGTTCCTCTCCCGTCGAACAGGCAGCACTCCACGTTCGAATTCGTCCATGTGCACGTGATTCCAAGACCGGTAAGATGTCTTGCTCCAATTGTTGCCAACGTATCGGATTACGGAAGAATTCACTGACATTAATCGTCATCCGATCTAGAAATTCTTCGTATAACGAGGTACTTTTGTCCATTGCCTGCATATAGGACGCAAACGTACTGTACCCTTTTTTGTCACGTAACGCCGTCAACCGTCGTTTCATCTGTGCTTCTTTATACTGACCGAGATCAATCCCTGATTTGATCTTGAATCTTTGAATGAAAAGTTCGTAATCTTCCAATTGGCACACCTCGCTCACTCTCGATATCAAATGGTCATCTCTTTGACCGGTTCAACTTATTTTCTATAGTAGCATAAAGCTATAGGCATTCCAAAAAGCAATTAACCAATCCGGTCAGTCCGTTTTACAAGAATACGACAAAAGGGATTCGATTGAATCGAATCCCTCCCCGCTTGTCCTACTATTCATGTATTAGACATTAACTGGCTGTCCTTGAAACCAAAGACCAAGCTCACGCTCCGCACTTTCGATACTGTCTGAACCATGAATGACATTCTCACTCATCGTGTTCGCAAAATCACCACGGATCGTTCCAGGTGCTGCTTCAAGTGGTTTTGTTTTTCCGATCATCAAACGAGAAACGGCAACGACGTCTGCCCCTTCAACACGCAAAGCGACGACAGGACCTGACGTCAGGAAAGTGACCAACTCTCCAAAGAATGGTTTCTCCGCATGTTCCTCGTAGTGTGCTTTTGCGAGTTCTTCTGTGACGTTCATCATTTTCATTTCACGAATGATGAATCCTTTGCGTTCGATCCGTCCGATGATTTCCCCAATCAATCCACGTTCTACGCCATCCGGTTTGACCATTAAAAATGTCTGTTCCATCTCTAGTTCCCCCTATGAAATGCTTTTAGAAAAGCGCTTACATAGTCAGTTTACTGGCTTTTTAGAAGAACAGCAAGAAATTTTTGACAATCTTTATCCTTTTCGTTTACCAACGTAGCGCGCCACTTCTTCGAGCGATCGTTTAGCGGAAGATTTAGGTAAGGGTTCGAGCCGGTTGATGGCACGACGAATGTAAAGATCGACCGTTCGTTGTGTTCGTTCGAGGGCACCTGAAGTTTGAAGAAATGCTAGCAATGGTGCAACTTCTTCATGGGTAGGCATCGTCTCGATTTTCGAAAGACTTTCGTAAAAGGCAGCATCTTCCGCTCCATAAAAGACGGGTAACGTCTTATGTCCATGACGTAGATCCTCTGCCACTGGCTTACCAAGTTGCGTTCGATTCGCTGTGAAGTCAAGCAAATCATCAGCAATCTGAAAAGCGAGTCCGATATCTCGTCCAAACAGTCGTAACGCTTTCGTATCGGCCGCTGAACAATTCGCAACGATTGCACCTAGATGGCAACTTGCTTCAATGAGAATGGCTGTTTTTCGTTCAATTCGTTTGATATAACGTTTAATCGACTGTTCCCAATCATATTGATCATAGATCTGTTCAATCTCACCCTCGCAAATTTCACGCATCGTATGGACCATGACTTGGACCAGCTCTGGTTTTCCGACTTCTCCAATCAACCGAATCGCTTCCCCAAACAAATAATTGCCTGAATAAAGCGCCACTTCTTCATCGAAGTATTGCATAACGGTCGGTTTTCCTCGTCGTAGTTCAGCGTCATCAATGACATCATCGTGTACAAGCGATGCCATATGGACGAGCTCAAGACTTGCTGCTACACGGATCAGTTCATCTCGATCTGCCTCACCGAATTTAGAGGCTAACAATACGAACGCTGGTCGAATCCGTTTTCCACCAGCTTTCAGCAGTTGTTTTCCTGCTGCATCAATCGTTGGTTCCTCCGAAGCGATATGACTGATCAGAAAACGATCGACTAAATTAACTTCCTTCGTGACATCACGGTAGATGGAATGCAGTGACATCTCACCACTTCTTCCCAAGGTGCATCGCAGCAGCCCCACCCGCGAATGCTTTGACTTCCACTTGCATGAAGCCTGCCTGTTCGAAGAGTTGTTTCAGTTCGACACGGTCGAGGAACACTTCCGTTGATTCTTGTAACCAGTTGTATTGATCATACGATTTAGCAAGCAAACGACCTACTTGTGGCATGATTTTTCCAAAGTATAGCGAATATGCTTCTCGGAAAATCGGTGCCGTCGGTTGACTCGTTTCCAGACAGACGACCGTTCCACCTGGTTTTAAGACGCGATGCATCTCTTTAATGACCTGAAGGTAATCAGGAACGTTCCGTAAACCGAAACCAATTGTCACGAAATCAAATGAGTTGTCACCAAACGGTAAATCCATCGCATTTCCGTGAATCAATTCGATGTTTTTCATATCGAG contains:
- a CDS encoding ReoY family proteolytic degradation factor, which translates into the protein MIERKQRFLRRILTYYTLKRREAKWIIDYWLRNEAKLEQVHFVQNATFAPKAIIMTTYGFDAEPFLFKKGDVTTLDPEKAYHDIRLTSEDIYIELNFQGMMMDDEYLSLLEENPFRPEVAVEPRLADEATHFIAVTVNRQEEERLVRLIDEALDARDQHRFHSLSEQLRLVRNQLP
- the aroC gene encoding chorismate synthase, which produces MRYMTAGESHGKGLTVIIDGMPAGLTIDFEAIQREMTRRQGGYGRGRRMQIEQDQIDARGGIRHGYTTGSPISLFIENKDHTHWTQVMQAEPLEEELERPRTLTRPRPGHADLVGGLKYGHRDLRDVLERSSARETAARVAVGAFAKQLLNELGIEVFSHVRSIGGIDAPWKDPVEYQETIDASPVRCADELAGQRMMEEIDAAKKEGDTLGGEIEVVVTGMMPGIGSFTQNDLKLDSRIAQAVISVNAMKSVGFGDGYELGRRKGSTVQDEIVHDASGYHRRTNHLGGIEGGMSTGMPIRVQVAMKPIPTLYRPLQSVDIETKEAFTAQIERSDACAVPAASVVLEAVVAFEIAVAILEMFGTSTIDRLQAAVAAYTEEVRTF
- a CDS encoding demethylmenaquinone methyltransferase — encoded protein: MQTKDKEKKVYEVFQSISTNYDQMNSVISFRLHKLWRRETMRRMQVFPGAKCLDLCCGTADWTIQLAKAAGPTGVIKGLDFSENMLKVGVEKVEALDMKNIELIHGNAMDLPFGDNSFDFVTIGFGLRNVPDYLQVIKEMHRVLKPGGTVVCLETSQPTAPIFREAYSLYFGKIMPQVGRLLAKSYDQYNWLQESTEVFLDRVELKQLFEQAGFMQVEVKAFAGGAAAMHLGKKW
- a CDS encoding CheR family methyltransferase, with the translated sequence MEDYELFIQRFKIKSGIDLGQYKEAQMKRRLTALRDKKGYSTFASYMQAMDKSTSLYEEFLDRMTINVSEFFRNPIRWQQLEQDILPVLESRAHGRIRTWSAACSTGEEPYSLAMILSERLDPSAFTIQATDLDELVLEKAKLGRYGASALNEVVEARKKQYFMEQEQTFEVVPEIKRLVRFSKHNLLGDRYDTGFDLIICRNVLIYFTEEAKAHVYRSFVEALKPGGILFVGGTEQIFQPERFGLKMKQSFFYEKIG
- a CDS encoding polyprenyl synthetase family protein, coding for MSLHSIYRDVTKEVNLVDRFLISHIASEEPTIDAAGKQLLKAGGKRIRPAFVLLASKFGEADRDELIRVAASLELVHMASLVHDDVIDDAELRRGKPTVMQYFDEEVALYSGNYLFGEAIRLIGEVGKPELVQVMVHTMREICEGEIEQIYDQYDWEQSIKRYIKRIERKTAILIEASCHLGAIVANCSAADTKALRLFGRDIGLAFQIADDLLDFTANRTQLGKPVAEDLRHGHKTLPVFYGAEDAAFYESLSKIETMPTHEEVAPLLAFLQTSGALERTQRTVDLYIRRAINRLEPLPKSSAKRSLEEVARYVGKRKG
- a CDS encoding tetratricopeptide repeat protein, producing the protein MTESGAFALNEQVLNGIIEELEHGHTSEALATLEQLEKTGTDEDRLAVADLYIELGLSDRAVNLLAPLYVEYAGNAGVALLLAECYIDLDREEEAISVLEQVDTTDMEYGPRSLVLLADLYQSQGLDEVALAKLKEARNLAPEEPLLAYGLAELYMTLGAFDQAVPLFAEIAERPELRAELPLDALYAESLAMTGQFEDAIPLYERAVAERSDLHTLFGLAMTAHRVGQHQKAVETFQQLIAQDPDYTSAYVPYAESQAELGLTKEALNVIKQGMERDDYNDELRTMEALFLLKLGDRAGSVQALREALALNPESIVAAERLLSLLAEDEDHEAMIETISAIEEHVTAPILTWYRARALYALEEYTQAMENYAIVEGAFTEDALFLKEYGFALVEEGRREEGQRLLRRAAQLTPEDNELVDYVERMDG
- the ndk gene encoding nucleoside-diphosphate kinase, with amino-acid sequence MEQTFLMVKPDGVERGLIGEIIGRIERKGFIIREMKMMNVTEELAKAHYEEHAEKPFFGELVTFLTSGPVVALRVEGADVVAVSRLMIGKTKPLEAAPGTIRGDFANTMSENVIHGSDSIESAERELGLWFQGQPVNV
- the aroB gene encoding 3-dehydroquinate synthase, yielding MIELDIRLKTSYPVFVGNGALARLSHLSALNEADRIWIITDETVRDLHLHTLQEALGSISQSTSIHVSTVPTGEQSKSLAVYGSLLEEGIRHGMTRHSIILAFGGGMIGDLAGFVAATFLRGIPFIQIPTTLLAHDSSVGGKVGLNLSLGKNLVGAFYQPSGVVYDLTLLQTLPDREWRSGFFELVKHGFLARPSFADTLLDVSLDTIKGLDLEDWLARGINVKRDIVEQDETEQGMRAFLNYGHTFGHAVEYASLGLSHGEAVGIGLVFVKFLEGNEEQAEQLGRLLHRLGTGLPDRQSFETYLELMRRDKKNHQTTIRFVLEKEGRFDLEAISEERLQQAFNQTMRCLEWD
- the aroA gene encoding 3-phosphoshikimate 1-carboxyvinyltransferase, with the translated sequence MGLRGTVQVPGDKSMTHRAFLFGGIAKGTTHVRNALEGADCLASLEAMRALGAHVERTAGEIRITGTETFHEATIDCGNSGTTIRLLSGILAGGQATYVLDGDASLRRRPMKRITEPLALFGANITGETAPLHITGTPLVGTTYTLPVASAQVKSAVLLAGLHATGETTVIEPILSRDHTERMLPQFGVDVSIDDYEDGRHIRVQGPVHLQATSLDIPGDPSSAAFWWTAAAIGQDSRITTTHVLMNPTRIGFLQTLRQMGASVEIDHRSEDGGEETADVTVETTSLQATTVEGEQIPSLIDEIPLLALLATQAEGRTIIRDAEELRVKETDRIETVVTALRRLGANIEATDDGMIIEGPTPLQAAEVDSAGDHRLAMMLTIAATINPEIIVHGREVVEVSYPTFYDDLKKLQSDRSE
- a CDS encoding DUF2487 family protein, which produces MRFKPSDVQRTRSEQAYIDTLIVPLLPIGFDEAMHAYAECADMTLTVASEVERQLSGRALLLPAMTYIDVPSIEQLEGWRQAAASGQFRFITFITADLRWKETAAEEIIYVPRLALETMSRDQQGQMVGNFVGQVLEQLGNRWTAL